Proteins co-encoded in one Corynebacterium tuberculostearicum genomic window:
- a CDS encoding Sir2 family NAD-dependent protein deacetylase, translating into MEPAVSLAHQSALRSIARVVEESAPHTEEGKALGDVVKQLREGPVMVLTGAGVSTESGVPDYRGPRGSLSRHRPMTYQEFRHDPAASHRYWARSFVGWRVMDSAVPNRTHYALVELERAGLINGVVTQNVDGLHKQAGATNLVALHGDMETVVCLMCGYREARPHFDARLAAANPGYLERLVVEADQVNPDGDVTLEEGDVAAFRMAGCERCGSELLKPDVVYFGEPVPAERRDAAFAVLGQARSLLVAGSSLAVMSGYRFVLEAKNQGKRVAVINGGPGRGDQKVDTLWRTQVGPAFDAILDELEL; encoded by the coding sequence ATGGAACCAGCCGTCTCCCTTGCTCACCAGTCCGCGCTGCGCTCGATCGCCCGAGTAGTAGAGGAATCGGCGCCGCATACAGAGGAGGGGAAGGCCTTAGGGGACGTCGTCAAGCAGCTGCGCGAGGGCCCAGTGATGGTGCTGACTGGGGCTGGGGTGTCTACGGAATCGGGCGTGCCGGATTATCGGGGCCCGCGCGGCTCGCTCAGTAGGCACCGGCCGATGACCTATCAGGAATTTCGCCACGACCCGGCCGCGAGCCATAGGTATTGGGCTCGCAGCTTTGTGGGGTGGCGGGTCATGGATTCTGCGGTGCCGAATCGCACGCACTATGCGCTGGTGGAACTGGAGCGCGCCGGACTGATCAATGGCGTGGTTACCCAAAACGTGGATGGCCTGCATAAACAGGCAGGGGCCACGAACTTGGTGGCGTTGCACGGCGATATGGAAACCGTCGTGTGCCTGATGTGTGGTTATCGAGAGGCGCGGCCGCATTTCGACGCGCGCTTAGCCGCAGCAAATCCGGGGTACCTAGAACGCCTTGTAGTGGAGGCGGACCAAGTGAATCCGGACGGTGACGTGACGCTAGAGGAGGGCGACGTGGCAGCGTTTCGCATGGCCGGATGCGAGCGCTGTGGTTCTGAATTGCTGAAGCCGGACGTCGTCTACTTTGGCGAGCCTGTACCGGCGGAGCGCCGTGATGCCGCCTTTGCTGTGTTGGGCCAAGCGCGCTCGCTGTTGGTGGCTGGTTCTTCGCTGGCGGTTATGAGCGGGTACCGCTTTGTGCTGGAGGCAAAGAACCAGGGCAAGCGCGTGGCCGTCATCAATGGCGGGCCCGGCCGGGGCGATCAGAAAGTGGATACACTGTGGCGCACACAGGTAGGTCCGGCCTTTGATGCAATCCTCGATGAGCTGGAGCTTTAA
- the bioB gene encoding biotin synthase BioB — protein sequence MSIVDIAREKALEQGKGLNQEELLQVLQVPDSQLEEIADIAHQTRLKWCGPDVSVEGIISIKTGGCPEDCHFCSQSGLFESPVRAVRLNIPELVEAAQKTAKTGATEFCIVAAVKSPDDRLLDQVGEAIAAINDAVDIEISCSLGTLTREQAQRLKDMGAQRYNHNLETSRSFFPNVVTTHTWEERKQTLDYVREVGMEVCCGGIIGMGESLEQRAEFAAQLAEIDPCEVPMNFLDPRPGTPFADRPLVPLGEGLRAVAAFRLAMPSTTLRFAGGRELSLGDDGTERGLLGGINAIIAGNYLTTLGQQIEKDVDMLNRIDLPIKAL from the coding sequence ATGAGTATCGTTGACATCGCCCGTGAAAAAGCCCTGGAGCAAGGCAAAGGCCTCAACCAGGAAGAGCTATTGCAGGTACTGCAAGTTCCGGATTCCCAATTGGAGGAGATCGCTGATATCGCTCACCAGACCCGCCTGAAGTGGTGTGGTCCAGACGTATCGGTGGAAGGCATTATCTCCATTAAAACTGGCGGCTGCCCAGAAGACTGCCACTTTTGTTCTCAGTCCGGTCTCTTCGAGTCCCCAGTGCGTGCCGTGCGCCTCAACATCCCTGAACTGGTGGAGGCAGCGCAGAAGACCGCCAAGACCGGTGCTACTGAGTTCTGCATCGTCGCCGCAGTGAAGTCCCCGGACGATCGTCTGCTGGACCAGGTGGGCGAGGCGATTGCCGCGATTAATGATGCCGTTGATATCGAGATTTCCTGCTCCCTGGGCACTCTGACCCGCGAGCAGGCGCAGCGCCTGAAGGATATGGGCGCGCAGCGTTATAACCACAACCTGGAGACCTCCCGTTCCTTCTTCCCCAATGTGGTCACCACCCACACCTGGGAGGAGCGCAAGCAGACCCTGGACTATGTGCGCGAGGTAGGTATGGAAGTGTGCTGCGGCGGCATCATCGGCATGGGCGAGTCTTTGGAGCAGCGTGCCGAATTCGCCGCGCAGCTGGCAGAAATTGACCCGTGCGAGGTACCGATGAACTTCCTTGACCCGCGCCCAGGCACCCCGTTTGCGGATCGCCCGCTGGTTCCGCTGGGTGAGGGCCTGCGCGCCGTGGCGGCATTCCGTTTGGCTATGCCGTCTACCACCTTGCGCTTTGCTGGTGGTCGCGAGCTTTCGCTTGGCGACGACGGCACGGAGCGCGGCCTCCTTGGCGGTATCAACGCCATTATCGCCGGCAACTACCTGACCACCCTGGGCCAGCAGATTGAAAAGGATGTGGACATGTTGAACCGCATCGATCTGCCGATCAAGGCCCTGTAG
- a CDS encoding M20/M25/M40 family metallo-hydrolase — MTLYDDTLSLLQELIRNACVNDLTPDSGHEVRNADSLEKFFAGEDVQIERFESHPGRVSIVVTVPGDPEKEPLTLMGHTDVVPVDEPKWTKPPFEALIEDGKLYGRGSVDMLFITATMAAVTREVARAGNTGGTLAFVGMADEEARGGLGVRFMSENHPDAFSWKNCLSETGGSHLPGAVGFNVGEKGAGQRRLHVHGDAGHGSTPYGKDFAIVKIGEVARRIAAAEPPTASNEIWEGFVRTFKFDPQTEQELIDGTGDYSKFGNLDAYAHAFSHTTIAETVLRAGGAINVLPSHAYLEMDVRPFPGQTQEDLDDFLRNALGDMADEVEIEHLITEDATQSSTDTELWRAIEATSKEFFPDKAVVPVHATGGSDLRFARRKGGNAYGFAMHAEGRDMASANSQLHSHDEHLYLEDLELTVRAYRSLVNRFLGLSQA, encoded by the coding sequence ATGACGCTTTATGATGACACCCTCTCCCTCCTCCAAGAACTTATCCGCAATGCCTGCGTAAACGACCTCACGCCGGATTCCGGCCACGAGGTGCGCAATGCGGATAGTCTGGAGAAATTCTTCGCGGGCGAAGACGTACAGATTGAGCGCTTCGAATCCCACCCAGGTCGCGTTTCCATCGTCGTGACCGTCCCCGGCGATCCAGAAAAGGAACCGCTCACCCTCATGGGGCACACGGACGTCGTCCCCGTCGACGAGCCCAAGTGGACCAAACCGCCCTTCGAGGCACTCATCGAGGACGGCAAACTCTACGGGCGCGGTTCCGTAGACATGCTGTTTATTACCGCCACCATGGCAGCGGTTACCCGCGAGGTCGCCCGCGCCGGTAACACGGGCGGCACCCTCGCCTTTGTGGGTATGGCCGATGAGGAGGCCCGCGGCGGGCTCGGCGTGCGCTTTATGTCCGAGAACCACCCCGATGCCTTTTCGTGGAAGAACTGCTTGTCCGAAACCGGCGGCAGCCACCTGCCCGGCGCGGTGGGCTTCAACGTGGGCGAAAAGGGCGCCGGCCAGCGCCGCCTGCACGTGCATGGCGATGCCGGCCATGGCTCGACCCCGTATGGCAAGGACTTTGCCATCGTGAAAATTGGTGAGGTAGCCCGCCGCATCGCCGCCGCTGAGCCGCCCACAGCCTCCAATGAAATCTGGGAGGGCTTCGTGCGCACCTTCAAGTTTGATCCCCAGACCGAGCAGGAGCTTATCGACGGCACCGGTGACTACTCCAAGTTCGGCAACCTCGACGCCTACGCGCACGCCTTTAGCCATACCACCATCGCCGAGACCGTCCTGCGCGCCGGCGGCGCCATCAACGTGTTGCCTTCACATGCCTACCTGGAAATGGACGTGCGCCCCTTCCCCGGCCAGACCCAGGAGGATCTGGATGACTTCCTGCGCAACGCGCTTGGAGACATGGCCGATGAGGTAGAAATCGAACACCTCATTACTGAAGATGCCACCCAATCCTCCACCGATACCGAGCTGTGGCGCGCCATTGAGGCCACCTCCAAGGAATTCTTCCCCGACAAAGCCGTTGTCCCTGTTCACGCCACCGGCGGCTCGGACCTGCGCTTCGCCCGACGCAAGGGTGGCAATGCCTATGGCTTTGCCATGCACGCCGAGGGCCGCGATATGGCCAGCGCCAATTCCCAGCTGCACAGCCACGACGAGCACCTTTACTTGGAGGACCTCGAGCTCACCGTGCGCGCCTACCGCAGCCTGGTCAATCGCTTCCTAGGCCTGTCACAGGCATAA
- a CDS encoding CHY zinc finger protein codes for MKIHGAIDAQGRCKHWHSPLDVVANKCASCGKYFACALCHAELTDHEFGPMLVDAPSVLCGACRTEMNYHAYAAAPACPHCGHKFNPGCSAHAGIYFQLDR; via the coding sequence ATGAAGATTCACGGCGCGATTGATGCGCAAGGCCGGTGCAAGCATTGGCATTCCCCGCTGGACGTGGTGGCCAATAAGTGCGCCAGCTGCGGGAAGTATTTTGCTTGCGCGCTGTGCCACGCCGAGCTCACTGACCATGAGTTTGGGCCCATGCTTGTCGACGCCCCCTCGGTCCTCTGCGGCGCCTGCCGCACCGAAATGAACTACCACGCTTATGCCGCCGCGCCTGCCTGTCCCCACTGCGGGCATAAATTTAATCCCGGCTGCAGCGCGCATGCCGGGATCTATTTTCAGCTAGACCGCTAG
- a CDS encoding heme transporter — MFEELEEEAETKDEPSRVWWQWWAPIAMVAVFVGLPPAIYHLVSGLALLILMAVLTVIIALVDGATFRASWTIFSVAGLAYFAAMSLYFNEGTWIYLPVLVFLAWAASKLGAVVGSKAGKS; from the coding sequence GTGTTTGAGGAGCTAGAAGAAGAAGCGGAAACGAAAGACGAGCCCAGCCGCGTCTGGTGGCAATGGTGGGCGCCCATCGCCATGGTCGCGGTCTTCGTTGGACTGCCGCCCGCCATCTATCACCTTGTCTCCGGCCTTGCCCTGCTTATCCTCATGGCCGTGCTGACGGTGATCATTGCTCTTGTCGACGGCGCCACTTTCCGCGCCTCCTGGACCATCTTCAGTGTGGCAGGCCTGGCCTATTTTGCCGCCATGTCCCTGTATTTCAATGAGGGAACGTGGATTTACCTCCCGGTGCTTGTCTTTCTGGCATGGGCCGCGAGCAAGCTGGGTGCAGTGGTGGGCTCCAAGGCGGGGAAGAGCTAA
- a CDS encoding PrsW family intramembrane metalloprotease, with protein sequence MKNLYWLSIAFGLVVSGFFLADRRFTEVGLIGALICAGLTLGLGFWWFRPRPIWQGILWGALAPPVVVSLDNQMVGISDKLGITHLDAAFHSPLPEETIKLLGVVIIIAAFKNVRHPYQAAAIGMAVGLGFDAMENIPFLLGATINNLDGDLWGAVITGTGRILTGAFSHAVYTGVAAWGVGKLYAGARHGYWQVAGFWLAAIALHTLFNASLIITGDWPVTFFLTALITWTLIIWGLRFIRKQEKKYAAQKSETTLPTKDPEYSS encoded by the coding sequence ATGAAGAATCTATACTGGCTATCAATAGCTTTCGGCCTGGTAGTTTCCGGCTTTTTCTTGGCCGATCGCCGGTTTACCGAGGTTGGGCTCATCGGTGCGCTCATCTGCGCTGGCCTGACACTCGGTCTGGGATTCTGGTGGTTTAGGCCGCGGCCGATATGGCAAGGCATCCTGTGGGGTGCGCTCGCCCCGCCGGTGGTGGTTAGCCTCGACAATCAGATGGTGGGAATCTCGGACAAGCTGGGGATCACCCACCTAGACGCGGCCTTCCACTCACCACTTCCGGAAGAAACCATCAAGCTCCTCGGCGTTGTCATTATTATTGCAGCCTTCAAGAACGTGCGGCATCCCTACCAAGCCGCCGCGATCGGAATGGCGGTAGGCCTTGGTTTTGACGCCATGGAAAATATTCCATTCCTCCTGGGCGCGACCATCAATAACCTGGATGGCGATCTCTGGGGCGCCGTTATTACCGGTACCGGGCGAATCCTCACTGGTGCCTTTAGCCATGCAGTGTATACGGGGGTTGCGGCGTGGGGCGTCGGCAAGCTCTACGCGGGGGCACGCCACGGATACTGGCAGGTGGCCGGATTCTGGCTGGCCGCTATCGCCCTGCATACCCTGTTCAATGCCTCGCTGATCATTACGGGTGATTGGCCGGTGACCTTTTTCCTTACCGCTCTCATTACGTGGACACTGATTATCTGGGGCCTGCGTTTCATACGCAAGCAAGAGAAGAAATATGCGGCACAAAAAAGCGAAACTACTCTACCCACCAAGGATCCAGAATATAGCTCTTGA
- a CDS encoding HNH endonuclease signature motif containing protein has protein sequence MEEPYFSTTNTDDPTTRLAFEMRKAEYEFWVNQVPDLDSDFELVTNSLYRTTGVNEGRIGHILMALHRLEELPELQALQHRLYHLDLDRIIAINKSLNRLGNPTPEVVARIDEQLTAYLTPTRPNQAMRTQAQIKRKLNELINLADDTLAVTQGPTQPRYTMENWGDNTSAVTLSADPAVIASVDKCVRQTALELDCSLADAAVALLTGRTQAPEIILNAYKATDVPNSPAFIESVGWLDPARSNALPYTKIREMDPNHEVKGYVTPASMAAYLEGFDGTCRYPGCNRPATACQKDHRINHADGGPTTPANLACLCQHHHNVKTDGRAFYVMDPHTRDIIWLFEDGTWTATEPSGPLAPKNKNWVQTFAQTMTAHRARAYEEAQALMRQQKTTPREEE, from the coding sequence ATGGAAGAACCCTACTTTTCCACGACCAACACCGACGACCCCACCACACGCTTAGCCTTTGAGATGCGAAAAGCGGAATACGAGTTCTGGGTAAACCAAGTCCCAGATCTCGATTCTGATTTCGAATTAGTCACCAACTCCCTCTACCGCACCACCGGCGTCAATGAAGGCCGGATTGGCCATATCCTCATGGCGCTGCACCGCTTGGAGGAGCTGCCTGAGCTCCAAGCGCTGCAGCACCGTCTCTATCACTTGGACCTCGACCGGATTATTGCCATCAATAAGTCGCTCAACCGCTTGGGCAATCCGACGCCAGAGGTGGTGGCGCGCATCGATGAGCAGCTCACCGCCTACCTCACCCCTACCCGGCCGAACCAGGCCATGCGTACGCAGGCGCAGATCAAGCGCAAACTCAACGAGCTCATCAACCTCGCCGATGACACATTGGCCGTCACCCAGGGCCCCACCCAGCCGCGCTACACCATGGAAAATTGGGGCGATAACACCTCGGCGGTGACCTTGAGTGCGGACCCGGCGGTTATCGCGAGCGTCGATAAGTGCGTCCGGCAGACCGCGCTGGAGCTAGATTGCTCGCTTGCCGACGCCGCCGTTGCACTCCTCACCGGCCGTACCCAAGCCCCCGAAATCATCCTCAACGCCTATAAAGCCACCGACGTGCCCAATTCCCCAGCGTTTATTGAATCCGTGGGCTGGCTCGACCCGGCGCGGTCGAATGCGCTGCCCTACACCAAAATCCGGGAGATGGACCCTAACCACGAGGTCAAGGGCTACGTCACTCCCGCGTCCATGGCTGCGTACCTGGAAGGATTTGACGGTACCTGCCGTTATCCCGGCTGCAATCGCCCGGCCACGGCCTGCCAGAAGGATCACCGCATCAACCACGCGGATGGCGGGCCGACCACCCCGGCAAACCTCGCCTGCTTATGCCAGCACCACCACAATGTGAAGACCGATGGTCGTGCTTTCTACGTCATGGACCCACATACGCGCGACATCATCTGGCTTTTTGAGGATGGCACGTGGACAGCCACCGAGCCATCCGGCCCGCTGGCGCCCAAGAACAAAAACTGGGTGCAGACCTTCGCCCAAACCATGACCGCCCACCGCGCTCGCGCCTACGAGGAAGCGCAAGCACTCATGCGCCAGCAGAAAACCACCCCTAGGGAGGAGGAATAA
- a CDS encoding LURP-one-related/scramblase family protein — protein MTQNLFTLDELVITQTKSFLNDQFMITDLDGTPVGTILQSTSLKDMVFKSSRSLEVAITDAEGNPLQTAMTISDPPNFLRDTYEVHLPGIEKPMAVITKRFSMLKTKLDLTMEGFADVEIHGDFWDWNLSITSEDRLLADVSNEWTGMGNFFMGKNTYRLRITPGLNEQHHAAIIGAVMSMDMLRTKQKNSD, from the coding sequence ATGACGCAAAATTTATTCACACTGGATGAGCTCGTAATTACCCAGACCAAATCCTTCCTCAATGATCAGTTCATGATCACCGATCTAGACGGCACTCCTGTGGGCACTATCCTGCAATCCACCAGTCTCAAAGACATGGTGTTTAAATCCTCTCGAAGCTTGGAGGTTGCCATTACGGATGCTGAAGGCAACCCGCTACAGACGGCCATGACGATTTCGGATCCGCCGAATTTTCTGCGGGATACCTATGAGGTGCACTTGCCGGGAATCGAAAAGCCCATGGCCGTCATTACCAAGCGTTTCTCCATGCTCAAGACAAAGTTGGACTTGACCATGGAGGGCTTTGCCGACGTCGAAATTCACGGCGACTTCTGGGATTGGAATCTTTCCATCACTTCAGAAGATCGCCTGCTTGCTGACGTCTCTAACGAATGGACTGGCATGGGTAATTTCTTCATGGGCAAAAACACGTATCGCCTGCGCATCACGCCGGGCCTCAATGAGCAACATCACGCCGCCATCATCGGCGCCGTGATGAGCATGGATATGCTGCGCACTAAGCAGAAGAACAGCGACTAG
- a CDS encoding copper-translocating P-type ATPase — MSTPHHSGDHHGDHPAPETDHTHHPDHASHEHHADPDTHGQAMPHDHPHSALDEDHHVHGHGEHAGHSTAMFRDRFWWSLILSIPVVIFSPMVAHLLGYHLPAFSGSTWIPPVLGTIIFVYGGTPFLKGGWKELKSRQPGMMLLIAMAITVAFVASWVTTLGLGGFELDFWWELALLVTIMLLGHWLEMSALGAASSALDALAALLPDEAEKVIDGTTRTVAISELVVDDVVLVRAGARVPADGTILDGAAEFDEAMITGESRPVFRDTGDKVVAGTVATDNTVRIRVEATGGDTALAGIQRMVADAQESSSRAQALADRAAALLFWFALISALITAVVWTIIGSPDDAVVRTVTVLVIACPHALGLAIPLVIAISSERAAKSGVLIKDRMALERMRTIDVVLFDKTGTLTEGAHAVTGVAAAVGVTEAELLALAAAAEADSEHPVARAIVAAAAAHPEASRRQIRATGFSAASGRGVRATVDGAEILVGGPNMLREFNLTTPAELTDTTSAWTGRGAGVLHIVRDGQIIGAVAVEDKIRPESRAAVKALQDRGVKVAMITGDAQQVAQAVGQDLGIDEVFAEVLPQDKDTKVTQLQDRGLSVAMVGDGVNDAPALTRADVGIAIGAGTDVAMESAGVVLASDDPRAVLSMIELSQASYRKMIQNLIWASGYNILAVPLAAGVLASIGFVLSPAVGAILMSASTIVVALNAQLLRRIDLDPAHLAPTESKEEHATPTSASAAVH, encoded by the coding sequence ATGAGCACTCCCCACCATTCCGGTGATCACCATGGTGATCACCCCGCTCCGGAAACAGACCACACCCACCACCCAGATCATGCCAGCCACGAACACCACGCAGATCCCGACACCCACGGCCAGGCGATGCCCCACGATCACCCGCACTCCGCCCTGGACGAAGACCACCACGTGCATGGTCACGGCGAACACGCCGGACACAGCACCGCAATGTTTCGGGACCGCTTCTGGTGGTCTCTGATTCTGTCCATTCCCGTCGTTATTTTCAGCCCCATGGTCGCCCACCTGCTCGGCTACCACCTCCCGGCATTCTCCGGATCCACCTGGATCCCCCCGGTGCTAGGCACGATCATCTTCGTCTACGGCGGAACGCCTTTCCTCAAGGGCGGATGGAAAGAACTGAAATCCCGCCAACCCGGGATGATGCTCCTGATCGCCATGGCCATCACCGTGGCGTTTGTCGCCTCCTGGGTCACCACTCTGGGGCTGGGCGGTTTTGAGCTGGACTTCTGGTGGGAGCTGGCCCTGCTGGTGACCATCATGCTGCTGGGCCACTGGCTGGAGATGTCCGCTCTCGGGGCCGCGTCCTCCGCGCTTGATGCGCTGGCTGCCCTGCTGCCGGATGAGGCCGAGAAAGTCATCGACGGGACCACCCGCACCGTGGCCATCTCCGAGCTGGTCGTCGACGACGTCGTGCTGGTGAGGGCCGGTGCCCGGGTGCCGGCTGACGGAACCATCCTCGACGGAGCCGCCGAATTCGATGAGGCGATGATCACCGGCGAATCCCGTCCCGTCTTCCGCGACACCGGTGACAAGGTGGTCGCCGGTACCGTGGCCACCGACAACACCGTCCGCATCCGGGTGGAGGCTACCGGCGGGGACACCGCCCTGGCCGGGATCCAACGCATGGTTGCCGACGCCCAGGAGTCCTCCTCCCGGGCCCAGGCCCTGGCGGATCGGGCGGCGGCGTTGTTGTTCTGGTTCGCGCTGATCTCCGCTCTGATCACCGCGGTGGTGTGGACCATCATCGGCAGCCCGGACGATGCCGTGGTGCGCACAGTCACGGTGCTGGTCATCGCCTGCCCGCACGCCCTGGGCCTGGCGATTCCTCTGGTCATTGCGATCTCCAGCGAGCGGGCTGCGAAATCCGGGGTGCTCATCAAGGACCGGATGGCGCTCGAGCGGATGCGCACCATCGACGTGGTGCTCTTCGACAAAACCGGCACCCTGACCGAGGGTGCGCACGCGGTCACCGGTGTCGCGGCAGCTGTCGGCGTCACCGAGGCCGAGCTGCTGGCTCTAGCCGCCGCCGCGGAGGCCGACAGCGAGCACCCCGTGGCCCGCGCCATCGTGGCAGCCGCGGCCGCCCATCCCGAGGCCTCCCGTCGGCAAATCCGTGCAACTGGTTTCAGCGCCGCCTCCGGCCGAGGGGTCCGGGCCACTGTCGATGGCGCTGAGATCCTCGTGGGCGGGCCGAACATGCTGCGCGAGTTCAACCTCACCACCCCGGCCGAGCTCACCGACACCACAAGCGCCTGGACCGGGCGTGGGGCCGGTGTGCTCCATATTGTCCGCGACGGTCAGATCATCGGTGCGGTGGCCGTCGAGGACAAGATCCGCCCCGAATCCCGCGCCGCCGTGAAAGCCCTGCAGGACCGCGGGGTGAAGGTCGCGATGATCACCGGCGACGCGCAGCAGGTGGCCCAGGCGGTTGGTCAGGACCTAGGCATTGATGAGGTCTTCGCCGAGGTCCTGCCCCAAGACAAAGACACCAAGGTCACGCAGCTGCAGGACCGGGGTTTGAGCGTGGCCATGGTCGGTGACGGTGTCAATGACGCCCCCGCTCTGACCCGCGCGGACGTCGGTATCGCCATCGGTGCCGGCACGGATGTGGCCATGGAATCTGCCGGGGTGGTCCTAGCAAGTGATGACCCGCGGGCAGTGCTGTCGATGATTGAGCTGTCCCAGGCCAGCTATCGCAAGATGATCCAGAACCTGATCTGGGCCTCTGGCTACAACATCCTCGCCGTGCCGTTGGCCGCCGGAGTGCTCGCCTCGATCGGGTTCGTGCTGTCCCCGGCCGTGGGCGCGATCTTGATGTCTGCCTCGACCATCGTGGTGGCCCTGAACGCCCAGCTGTTGCGCCGCATTGATCTGGATCCGGCTCACCTGGCTCCGACCGAGTCGAAAGAGGAACACGCCACGCCTACTTCGGCATCCGCCGCCGTCCACTGA
- a CDS encoding heavy-metal-associated domain-containing protein yields the protein MITSPPRLLPMASHGCSCCGPASRADTASIPAASDSSAGGSSPSYQVTGLTCGHCAKSVTQALQALPQVDDVQIDLAAGGVSTVTVTGVVPPEMVCRAIEEAGYTVLS from the coding sequence ATGATCACCTCCCCGCCCCGCCTCTTGCCGATGGCCTCCCACGGCTGCAGCTGTTGCGGACCTGCCTCACGTGCCGACACCGCCTCCATCCCTGCCGCCAGCGACTCGTCAGCAGGAGGGTCCTCCCCTAGCTACCAGGTCACCGGCCTGACCTGCGGGCACTGCGCGAAAAGCGTGACCCAGGCCCTTCAGGCCCTCCCCCAGGTCGACGACGTCCAGATTGATCTCGCTGCTGGTGGAGTTTCCACCGTCACGGTCACCGGTGTCGTACCTCCGGAGATGGTTTGCCGGGCCATCGAGGAGGCCGGCTACACCGTCTTATCCTGA